The proteins below come from a single Motilibacter peucedani genomic window:
- the mtrA gene encoding MtrAB system response regulator MtrA, with product MKGRVLVVDDDPALAEMLGIVLRAEGLEPVFCADGDSALEIFRESRPDLVLLDLMLPGRDGIDVCRQIRGESVVPVVMLTARGDTVDVVVGLEAGADDYVVKPFKPKELVARVRARLRRTDEPAAEALQIGDLSIDLAGHSVRRNGEIINLTPLEFDLLAALARKPWQVFSREVLLEQVWGYRHAADTRLVNVHVQRLRAKIERDPEHPEVVVTVRGVGYKAGPA from the coding sequence GTGAAGGGACGCGTGCTCGTCGTCGACGACGACCCCGCACTGGCAGAGATGCTCGGCATCGTGCTGCGTGCAGAGGGTCTCGAACCCGTGTTCTGCGCCGACGGCGACTCCGCTCTGGAGATCTTCCGCGAGAGCCGGCCCGACCTGGTGCTGCTCGACCTCATGCTCCCGGGGCGCGACGGCATCGACGTCTGCCGGCAGATCCGCGGCGAGTCGGTCGTGCCGGTCGTGATGCTCACCGCCCGCGGAGACACCGTCGACGTCGTCGTCGGGCTCGAGGCCGGCGCCGACGACTACGTGGTCAAGCCGTTCAAGCCCAAGGAGCTCGTGGCCCGGGTCCGCGCCCGCCTGCGCCGCACCGACGAGCCGGCGGCCGAGGCGCTGCAGATCGGCGACCTGTCGATCGACCTCGCCGGCCACAGCGTGCGCCGCAACGGCGAGATCATCAACCTGACCCCCCTCGAGTTCGACCTGCTGGCGGCGCTGGCGCGCAAGCCGTGGCAGGTGTTCAGCCGCGAGGTGCTGCTCGAGCAGGTGTGGGGCTACCGCCACGCCGCCGACACCCGGCTGGTCAACGTCCACGTGCAGCGCCTGCGCGCCAAGATCGAGCGCGACCCGGAGCACCCCGAGGTGGTCGTCACCGTGCGCGGGGTCGGCTACAAGGCCGGTCCGGCCTAG
- the mtrB gene encoding MtrAB system histidine kinase MtrB — MHLPSALRSGRRPRPVQPPEPPQPRSRTPVLPRAPLPRHPVRRVTAAWRRSLRLRVVTTTVLLSLLVVGLIGSFIYVRVRDGILSARVQSAVAEALSGAQLATVTWNAADPPTSADVYNAVNTQLGNLAAAGGETGRREVMLLAPSSTSDDAVLFSGSSGRNPPSIVPESLRASVRAGVAGYAYVTARAVDTDARVPALVVGAQVPILQQDYELYYVFSLAPERATLDLVRNTFALAGGALILMIGLIAYVVARTVVTPVRLAARIAERLAAGKLEERMHIRGEDDLARLAASFNRMATNLQRQIRALEDLSRVQRRFVSDVSHELRTPLTTVRMAADVLHGYTDDFPADVARASELLQTQLDRFESLLADLLEISRFDAGAAQLDLEQIDLEPLVRRVLEAAEPLAERRGSELTLQTPYAVVLCECDTRRIERIVRNLVVNAIEHGEGRPITVTLAANDRAVAVGVRDHGVGLSPEDAARVFDRFWRADPSRARHTGGSGLGLSIALEDAHLHGGWLQAYGELGRGAHFRLTLPRTAGAQLQGSPLELGPSRTDPIVSIGMAYQRHGRAT; from the coding sequence GTGCACCTGCCCTCGGCCCTGCGCTCCGGGCGCCGGCCGCGACCCGTCCAGCCGCCGGAGCCGCCGCAGCCCCGCTCGCGCACGCCGGTCCTGCCGCGCGCGCCGCTGCCCCGCCACCCCGTACGCCGCGTCACCGCCGCCTGGCGCCGCTCGCTCCGCCTGCGCGTCGTCACCACGACCGTGCTGCTCTCGCTGCTCGTCGTCGGGCTGATCGGGTCGTTCATCTACGTCCGCGTGCGCGACGGCATCCTCTCGGCGCGGGTGCAGAGCGCGGTCGCCGAGGCGCTGTCGGGGGCGCAGCTGGCCACGGTGACCTGGAACGCCGCCGACCCGCCCACCTCGGCCGACGTCTACAACGCCGTCAACACCCAGCTCGGCAACCTCGCTGCCGCCGGCGGCGAGACCGGACGGCGTGAGGTGATGCTGCTGGCGCCGTCGAGCACCAGTGACGACGCCGTCCTCTTCAGCGGCTCGTCCGGGCGCAACCCGCCGAGCATCGTGCCCGAGAGCCTGCGCGCCAGCGTGCGTGCGGGGGTGGCGGGCTACGCCTACGTCACCGCTCGGGCCGTGGACACCGACGCCCGCGTGCCTGCGCTGGTCGTCGGCGCCCAGGTGCCGATCCTGCAGCAGGACTACGAGCTCTACTACGTCTTCTCGCTGGCCCCGGAGCGCGCGACCCTCGACCTGGTGCGCAACACCTTCGCCCTCGCCGGCGGCGCGCTGATCCTCATGATCGGCCTGATCGCCTACGTCGTGGCGCGCACGGTCGTCACCCCCGTGCGCCTGGCCGCCCGCATCGCCGAGCGGCTGGCGGCGGGCAAGCTCGAGGAGCGCATGCACATCCGCGGCGAGGACGACCTGGCCCGGCTGGCCGCCTCCTTCAACCGGATGGCCACCAACCTGCAGCGCCAGATCCGTGCGCTCGAGGACCTCTCCCGCGTGCAGCGGCGCTTCGTCTCCGACGTCTCCCACGAGCTGCGCACGCCGCTCACCACCGTGCGCATGGCCGCCGACGTGCTCCACGGCTACACCGACGACTTCCCCGCCGACGTGGCGCGCGCCAGCGAGCTGCTGCAGACCCAGCTCGACCGCTTCGAGTCGCTGCTGGCCGACCTGCTGGAGATCAGCCGGTTCGACGCGGGCGCCGCGCAGCTCGACCTCGAGCAGATCGACCTGGAGCCGCTCGTGCGCCGGGTGCTCGAGGCCGCCGAGCCGCTCGCCGAGCGCCGCGGCAGCGAGCTGACGCTCCAGACGCCGTACGCCGTGGTGCTCTGCGAGTGCGACACCCGGCGCATCGAGCGCATCGTCCGCAACCTGGTCGTCAACGCCATCGAGCACGGGGAGGGCCGCCCGATCACCGTCACGCTGGCGGCCAACGACCGAGCCGTCGCGGTGGGCGTGCGCGACCACGGGGTCGGACTCTCGCCCGAGGACGCGGCCCGCGTGTTCGACCGCTTCTGGCGCGCCGACCCCTCGCGCGCCCGGCACACCGGCGGCAGCGGGCTCGGGCTCTCGATCGCGCTCGAGGACGCCCACCTGCACGGCGGCTGGCTGCAGGCCTACGGCGAGCTGGGCCGCGGCGCCCACTTCCGGCTCACGCTGCCCCGCACGGCCGGAGCCCAGCTGCAGGGCTCGCCGCTCGAGCTCGGGCCGTCGCGCACCGACCCGATCGTCAGCATCGGCATGGCCTACCAGCGCCACGGACGGGCGACGTGA